CGAGATCGACCCCTTCGAGGTCGCCATCGAGGACAAGGTGGCCCTCCTCCTGGATGCCAACCGGGCGGCGCTCGGCGTGCCCGGCACCCGATTCGTCACCTCGTCCATGTTCTTCGTGCGCGAGGAGAAGACCTTCGCCTCCACGGAGGGGACCTTCGCGCGGCAGACCGTCTACCGCTCCTTCCCGCAGATGAGCGTCACCGCCGTCTCGGCGGACGGGCGCGACTTCCAGTCCCGCAACTCCACCCCCGTGCAGCCCATGGGGCTGGGGTACGAGCACATCCGCGACGCGCGCCTGGCCGAGCGCGCCCCCGGGTGGGCCGAGGACGCGGTGCGGAAGCTTTCCGCGAAGCCGGTGCAGCCGGGGCGCTACGACCTGGTGCTCCTCCCCTCGCACCTGTTCCTCACCATCCACGAGTCCATCGCACACCCCACCGAGCTGGACCGGATCATGGGGTTCGAGGCCAACTACGCCGGGACCTCGTTCATCCACCCCGTGGAAGAGTACCTGGGCCGGTTCCGCTACGGCCCGGAGCTCATGAACATCCAGGGGGAGCGCTCCACCCCGGGCGCGCTGGCCACCGTGGGGTGGGACGACGAGGGGGTCAAGCCCGACGAGTACCTGATCGTGAAGCAGGGGGTGCTGCACGACCTGCAGACCACGCGCGAGCAGGCCCCCATGCTCGCCGACTGGTACCGCCGGATCGGCAAGCCCGTGCGCTCGCACGGCAACTCGTACGCGGAGAGCTGGTCGGACGTGCAGTTCCAGCGCATGCCCAACGTGAACCTCCTCCCCCATCCCGAGCGCGACGTCTCCCTCGACGAGCTGGTCGCCGACGTCAAGGACGGTATCCTCATCGAGGGACGCGGGTCGTACTCCATCGACCAGCAGCGCTACAACGCCCAGTTCGGCGGGCAGACCTTCCACGAGATCCGGAACGGGAAGGTGGGAGGGATGCTCAAGGACGTGGCGTACCAGATCCGCACCCCCGAGTTCTGGAACGCCATGGACGGCCTCGGCGGGAAGAGCACCTACGAGCTGGGGGGGACCTTCAACGACGGCAAGGGGCAGCCGTCGCAGTCCAACGCCGTGTCGCACGGCTGCGTCCCCACGCGCCACCGCAATATCAACGTGATCAACACGGGGCGTGCGGGGTAAGCGATTGCGGCTGCTCTGTTTGTACCGCCGGCCGGCGAGCCGGCGATGCGGGCCGCGGGAGGCCCGCGGCGGTTGACAACGCACGGGCACCGCAGGTAGCTTTGCAGGTTCCCGTTATTCACCGCCGCGGCTTTTCCTCTCGCGGCCCGCCGTTCCCCCATCCCCATACGTTGGAGTCCGTAACCTCCAATGCTTCAAAACCTGAAAGTCCGTGTGGCGATCATCGTGGTCGCGGTGCTGGGGAGCCTGTTCTTCCTGTACCGGAACTACGAGGCCCAGAACAGCATCGTGACCCTCGGCCTGGACCTCCAGGGCGGGAGCCACTTCGCCCTGGAGATCGACGAGACCAAGGCGCCCATGGCGCCCGCGCAGCGCGCCGACGCCATCGAGCGCGCGCTGAAGATCGTCCGCACCCGCGTGGACGAGCTCGGCGTCGCCGAGCCGGTGATCCAGAAGGCGGGTGACGAGCGGATCATCGTGGAGCTCGCGGGGATCGCGAACGAGGGCCGGGCCAAGGAGATCCTGCAGCGCGCCGCGTTCCTGCAGTTCCAGATCGTGCGCCCCCTCTCCGAGATCCAGCAGACGCTCCCGCGCATCGACCGCGCGGTGACCGAGGCCCTGGGCAACGAGGGCGCGGCGCGGCAGCCGGCGCAGAGCCCGGCCGGCGGCCTCTTCAAGGGGCAGGCCGGCGCGGACACCGCGGGCGGCGCCGCTCCGTTCACCAGCAAGGTGATTCCGGCCGGCGAGGGCGAGTTCGTGGTGGAGGCCAAGGACGTCCCGGCTGTGGAGCGCTACCTGGCGCTCCCGGCGGTGCAGCGCCTCCTCCCGCGCGGCACCGAGCTCCTCTGGGGCTTTCAGGAGCCCGGGCAGCGGAACCAGGAGTTCCGCCGGCTCTTCCTCCTGGAGTCCCGCGCGATGATGACCGGCGAGTACCTGGAGCAGGCGCAGGCGCTGACCGACCCGCAGACCATGCGCCCGATCGTGACCTTCGAGCTGAGCCGCCGCGGCGGCCGCGTCTTCGAGCGCGCCACCGGCGAGAACGTGGGGCGGCAGATGGCGATCGTGCTCGACGACCGCGTCTACAGCGCGCCGGTCATCCAGACGCAGATCTCCAACCGCGGGCAGATCGACCTGGGCGGCGCCTCGCTGGAGGAGGCGAGCGACCTGGCGCTGGTGCTGCGCGCCGGCGCCCTCCCGGCGCCGCTCCGCATCGTCGAGGAGCGCACCGTGGGCCCCTCGCTGGGGCAGGACTCCATCGACAAGGGGCAGATCGCCGGGCTGGTGGGCGTGGGCGCCGTGATCCTGATGGTGATCGGCTACTACCGCGTCTCCGGCCTGCTGGCGGTGCTCGCGCTGCTCGTGTACGTGCTCCTGGTGCTGGGCGGGCTCGCGGCGCTCCCCGGCGCGTCGCTGACCTTCCCCGGGATCGCCGGTCTGATCCTCTCGGTCGGGATGGCGGTGGACGCCAACGTGCTGATCTTCGAGCGGATCCGCGAGGAGCTGGCCGCGGGGCGCGGCGTGCGCACGGCGGTGAACCAGGGCTTCGCCAACGCGCTGTCGGCGATCGTGGACTCCAACCTCACGACGCTGATCACGGCGGGGATCCTGTTCTACGTCGGCACGGGGCCGGTCCGGGGCTTCGCGGTGACGCTGGCCATCGGCATCATCGCCTCCATGTTCACCGCGATCTTCGTCACCCGCACGCTGTTCATGCTCTACGTCGAGCACCGGACGGCCGCGCGGGGAATCTCCATCTGAACGGGCAACGGGGCACATCACCATGAGACTCTTCGAGAACGCCAGGTACCCGTTCATGGAGTGGCGCAAGCGCGCCTACATCTTCACCGCGGTCGTGCTCGTCCTTGGGATCGGGGCGATGCTCTACAACGCCGCCACCCTGGGTTCGTGGCTGAACTACGGCGTGGACTTCACCGGGGGCACCCTCGTCCAGGTGAACTTCAAGCAGCCCACCACGGTGGACGAGATCCGCGCCACCGCGGCGCGGGGCGGCCACTCCGACTGGCAGATCGCCCGCTTCGAGGGCGGCGACGAGTTCGTGATCCGGATGCCATCCTTCGAGCAGGAGGCCGGTGTCGACGCCTCGGCCCGGGTGACGCAGGGGCTCTCCTCGCGCTACCAGCCCACCGATTTCAACATCGTCCGGACGGAGGCGGTGGGCCCCAAGGTGGGGAACGAGCTGCAGCAGAGGGCGCTGCTCGCCATCCTGCTCTCCTTCGTGGCGACGCTGATCTACCTCTGGTTCCGCTTCGAGTGGCGCTTCGGGCTGGCGGCGATCATCGCCACCGCGCACGACATCCTGATCACCCTGGGCTTCCTGGCCTTCACCCGCACGGAGATCTCGCTGGCCACGGTGGCGGCGCTGCTCACCATCGTGGGCTACTCGCTGAACGACACCATCGTGGTGTTCGACCGGGTGCGCGAGAACCTCGCGAAGCCGCGCAAGGCGGGGGCGAGCTACATGCAGCTCCTGGATACCTCCATCAACGAGACGCTCTCCCGGACGGTGCTCACCGGCGGCTCCACCCTGGCGACGCTGCTGGCGCTGTACCTCTTCGGTGGCGCGGTGATCCGCGACTTCGCGATGGTGCTGATCCTGGGGATCATCATCGGGACCTTCTCCTCGATCTTCGTGGCCTCCCCGGCTCTGTTCGAGATCGAGAAGCGCTGGCCCAAGTTCAACGTCAAGGGTGGGCCGTCCCGCGCAGGGGCGTCCACGGCCCGGACGCGCAGCGCCAGCAGCACGGCGCTGGTCTGAGCTTTCGTCCCGGAGTTGCAGCGAGCCGCCGCGGAATCTCCGCGGCGGCTCGTTGCGTTCGGGGACCGGTTCTCGCGTGACGGCAACGGAAGGGGCTCACACACAGGAAGCAGGGGAAGCAGAGGACTGCTCCCGCCCGGTGCTTTTCCTCTGCTTCCTCTGCTTCCTCTGCGTGCGTATCTACTCTCTTCGGCTACGGCATGGCGACTTCTTCGGTGGAATCCGGCATGGCTCCGCTCTCCCTGATCGACTCGCACACGCACCTCACCGACGAGCGCCTCTTCCCGGACGTTGAGGGGGTGCTGGAGCGCGCCCGCGAGGCGGGCGTGGAGGCGGTGGTCACCATCGGCACCTACCCGGACAGCAGCCGCGAGGCGGTGGCGCTCGCCGCCCGCTTTCCGCAGGTGTACGCCACGGTGGGCGTGCACCCGCACGCCGCCGACCAGGGCACCGACGAGGCGTTCGCGGAGATCCGCGCGCTGCTGCGGGAGCCGAAGGTGGTGGGGCTGGGGGAGACCGGGCTGGACTACTTCTACGACAACGCCCCGCGCCAGGCGCAGCGCGCGTCCTTCCTCCGCCACCTGGAGCTGGCCCGCGAGACGGGCCTCCCGGTGGTGGTGCACACCCGCAGCGCCGACGCCGACACCGCCGACGTCATCGCGGACGCGGCCGGCGTCCGCGGCGTGCTGCACTGCTTCAGCGGCGGGCGGGCGCTCCTGGACCGAGCACTGGAGGCGGGGTGGTACGTGTCGTTCGCGGGGATGATCACCTTCAAGAAGTACGAGGACGCGGACCTGGTCCGCGCCGTCCCCGCCGACCGCATCCTGGTGGAGACCGACGCGCCGTACCTGGCGCCGGTCCCCCACCGCGGCAGGACCAACGAGCCGGCGTACGTGGTGCACACGGCGCGCAGGGCGGCGGAGATCCGCGGGGAGGACCCGGAGGAGTTCGCGGCCCGGGCGGCGCGCAACGCGCGGGCGTTCTACGGGATCTGACGGCGGCGGAAAAGACTGGTACGAAGGCTGCGAACGGCCGCACGGGTCCCCGCCCTGCGGCGACTGACCCGGCACCGGAGCCCACGGATGAATCGAAACGCGCGACGCGACCTGCGGGTCGGACTCGTCCTCCTGCTGCTGGCCCTGGGCACCACGGCGGCCTGCGCGCAGGAGCCGGAGCCGGCCGCCCCGGCGGCACCCGCGCCGGACGGCGCCCTCTTCGACCTCTACCTGATGGGCGACGCGGGGAAGCCGAACCCGGCGGGCGAGCCCATGCTGATCGCGCTGAAGCGCGTCATCGAGGAGCGCGGAGCGGAGCGGGCGATGGTGGCCTACCTGGGCGACAACATCTATCCCGACGGGCTGCCCACGGACGAGCACGGGTACCGGGCGGAGGCGGAGCGGATCCTCCAGGCGCAGCTCGACGTGCCGGTCAGCACGGGCGCCCGCGGCATCTTCGTATCCGGCAACCACGGCTGGGACCACAGCGGGCCCGAGGGGTGGCGCGAGATCGTGCTCCAGGAGAAGTACGTGGAGGCCCACGGGCAGGGGCGCGTCGAGTTCCTCCCCGGGGGCGGGTGCCCCGGCCCGGCGGTGCGCGACGTGGGGGGGCTGCGCCTGATCGTGCTGGACACCCAGTGGTGGCTGCACCCGTACGAGAAGCCCGACCCGCCGGAGTCCCCGTGCCCGGCGGAGACGGACTCGGCTGTGGTGGAGCTGATCCGGACCGCCATCCGCGAGGCGGGAGAGCGGCCGGTGGTGGTGATGGCGCACCACCCGCTCACCTCGGGCGGGACGCACGGGGTCTTCCCCATGCTCCCCACCCGCTTCTCCCCGATCCCGAAGTTCTCCGCCCAGGACCTGGGACACCGCAAGTACCGCTACATGCGCAACGTCCTGAAGCGCGCCTTCGCGGAGCGTCCGCCGCTGCTCTTCGCCGCCGGCCACGACCACAACCTGCAGCTTCTGCGCGGCGTGGGCGCCCGCTACACGATCGTGAGCGGCACCGGGTTCTTCCGCCGCGCCGGGCGGGTGCGCCGGCTGGAGAACACCATCTACGCCAAACGGGACAACGGCTTCTTCCGCCTTTCCGTTCAGCCCGACGGCCGGGTGCTGGTCGTCTCCTACGTCGTCGACGCGAGCGGCAACGCCACCGAAGACTTCTGGACCTATCTCCCCCCCGAGGCGTAGCGGTCCGGATGCGCCCCCGGCGCCCCGCGTGAGGGATGCGAGCCCGAAGGGGCGAGACCCCGCGCCGTTTGCGGGGGCTCGCCGCACTTGAGCAGCGTCGTGTGCTGCTCTAGTGCGCCGCAGCCCGGCCCCCCGCCAGGGGGGACACGCCCGAACCCGCCCTCGAAACACGCAACGGGTTGACGGCGCCCTTCAAAAGCGGGTAGCTTGCGGCCCGAAGTTCACCCGAAGCCCCCGAGCACCGGAACCGATGCCCCGCAGGATCCACGTCCTCCCCGAACGCCTCGCCAACCAGATCGCAGCCGGGGAGGTGGTGGAGCGCCCCGCCTCCGTGGTGAAGGAGCTGGTGGAGAACGCCCTGGACGCCGGCGCCACCCGGGTGGAGATCGTGCTGCGCAACGGTGGGAAGACGGAGATCCGCGTGTCGGACGACGGGTGGGGGATGGGGCGCGACGACGCCCTCCTCTCGCTGGACCGTCACGCCACCAGCAAGATCAGGGACCCGGCGGACCTGGCCCGGATCCGCACCCTGGGCTTCCGCGGGGAGGCGCTGCCGTCCATCGCGTCGGTGTCGCGGCTGGTGCTGGAGACGGCGGAGCGCGACGGCGACGGGACCCGCGTGGTGGTGAGCGGGGGGCAGACGCAGGCCGTGGAGGGGTGCGCGCGCAGGCGGGGGACGACCGTGTCGGTGCGCAGCCTCTTCTTCAACGTGCCCGCGCGCGCCAAGTTCCTCCGCTCGGCCGCGGCGGAGAGCCGCGCGGTGAGCGAGGTGGCGACGACGCTGGCGCTGGCGCACCCGGAGATCGGCTTCACGCTGGAGTCCAACGACCGCGAGGTGCTGGCGCTCCCCTCCGCGCCCACCCTGGCGGCGCGCGTAGCCGGGATCTGGGGCGGCGACATGGCGGACGAGCTGATGCCGGTGGCGCACCGCGAGGGTCCGGCCGCGCTCACCGGGCTGGTGCAGCGCCCCCACTCCGCGACCCCGGGCGGGCGCCGCGCGTACCTGTTCGTGAACGGCCGCCCGTTCACCGAGCGGCTCCTGGTGCGCGCCGCGGACCGGGGCTACCACACCACCATCCCGCAGGGGGTGCACCCCTCGCTCTTCCTCTTCGTGGAGGTCCCGGACGGCGACGTGGACGTGAACGTGCACCCCGCCAAGGCGGAGGTGCGCTTCCGCGACCGGGCCGCCATCGAGCGGCTGGTGGAGGAGGGGGTGCGCGCCGCCCTTTCCGTGCTGGAGAGCACGCCCGCCATCGGCCGGCGCGACCCGGTGGAGGCGGTGCCCTCGTACGGGTCCGGGCACTCGCCCACGTACATGCGCGGCGACACGGGGCTGCGGGCCACGCGCGAGGCGGCCGTGTTCGGCGAGCCGCGGCGGGAGGGCGCGAACGGCGCCCGGCCGGGGTTCGGGAGCCTCCCGGCCCCGAGGGCCCCGCGCGCGCCGCGGGACGAGCCGCAGATGGCGCTCTTCTTCTCGGGCGCCCCGGCGGCGGACGCGGGCGCGGGCGCCGAGGCGGGGGGGCGCGACGACGAGCCCGAGGTGCAGGCCGCCCCACCCGTGATGTGGCAGGTGCACAACACCTACATCCTCGCGGAGACGCGCACCGGCCTGATCCTGGTGGACCAGCACTCGGCGCACGAGCGGGTACTGTACGAGGAGCTGGTGCAGGGGCTGGCGACGGGCGAGCGGGCGAGCCAGCGGCTCCTCTTCCCGCTCACGCTGCGGCTCTCCCCCGCGGAGTACGGCATGGTGCAGGAGGTCTCCGGGATCCTGCTGCGGGCGGGCTTCGAGATCGAGCCCTTCGGCGGGCGGGCGGTGATCGTGCACGGCGTCCCCAACCCGCACCCGCACTTCGACGCGGAG
The genomic region above belongs to Longimicrobiaceae bacterium and contains:
- a CDS encoding TldD/PmbA family protein, whose amino-acid sequence is MDRREFLARGATLAAGAAFTGFPLPAAAYPARFARDPAVRELAMRALDAAKVAGAAYADVRISRNRNQSVSTREQQVTGLQDSETFGFGVRVLAQGAWGFAASRELTAPEVERVARQAVAQARANARAAARPVVLAPVESWPDAEWRSPIEIDPFEVAIEDKVALLLDANRAALGVPGTRFVTSSMFFVREEKTFASTEGTFARQTVYRSFPQMSVTAVSADGRDFQSRNSTPVQPMGLGYEHIRDARLAERAPGWAEDAVRKLSAKPVQPGRYDLVLLPSHLFLTIHESIAHPTELDRIMGFEANYAGTSFIHPVEEYLGRFRYGPELMNIQGERSTPGALATVGWDDEGVKPDEYLIVKQGVLHDLQTTREQAPMLADWYRRIGKPVRSHGNSYAESWSDVQFQRMPNVNLLPHPERDVSLDELVADVKDGILIEGRGSYSIDQQRYNAQFGGQTFHEIRNGKVGGMLKDVAYQIRTPEFWNAMDGLGGKSTYELGGTFNDGKGQPSQSNAVSHGCVPTRHRNINVINTGRAG
- the secD gene encoding protein translocase subunit SecD is translated as MAIIVVAVLGSLFFLYRNYEAQNSIVTLGLDLQGGSHFALEIDETKAPMAPAQRADAIERALKIVRTRVDELGVAEPVIQKAGDERIIVELAGIANEGRAKEILQRAAFLQFQIVRPLSEIQQTLPRIDRAVTEALGNEGAARQPAQSPAGGLFKGQAGADTAGGAAPFTSKVIPAGEGEFVVEAKDVPAVERYLALPAVQRLLPRGTELLWGFQEPGQRNQEFRRLFLLESRAMMTGEYLEQAQALTDPQTMRPIVTFELSRRGGRVFERATGENVGRQMAIVLDDRVYSAPVIQTQISNRGQIDLGGASLEEASDLALVLRAGALPAPLRIVEERTVGPSLGQDSIDKGQIAGLVGVGAVILMVIGYYRVSGLLAVLALLVYVLLVLGGLAALPGASLTFPGIAGLILSVGMAVDANVLIFERIREELAAGRGVRTAVNQGFANALSAIVDSNLTTLITAGILFYVGTGPVRGFAVTLAIGIIASMFTAIFVTRTLFMLYVEHRTAARGISI
- the secF gene encoding protein translocase subunit SecF, translating into MRLFENARYPFMEWRKRAYIFTAVVLVLGIGAMLYNAATLGSWLNYGVDFTGGTLVQVNFKQPTTVDEIRATAARGGHSDWQIARFEGGDEFVIRMPSFEQEAGVDASARVTQGLSSRYQPTDFNIVRTEAVGPKVGNELQQRALLAILLSFVATLIYLWFRFEWRFGLAAIIATAHDILITLGFLAFTRTEISLATVAALLTIVGYSLNDTIVVFDRVRENLAKPRKAGASYMQLLDTSINETLSRTVLTGGSTLATLLALYLFGGAVIRDFAMVLILGIIIGTFSSIFVASPALFEIEKRWPKFNVKGGPSRAGASTARTRSASSTALV
- a CDS encoding TatD family hydrolase — its product is MAPLSLIDSHTHLTDERLFPDVEGVLERAREAGVEAVVTIGTYPDSSREAVALAARFPQVYATVGVHPHAADQGTDEAFAEIRALLREPKVVGLGETGLDYFYDNAPRQAQRASFLRHLELARETGLPVVVHTRSADADTADVIADAAGVRGVLHCFSGGRALLDRALEAGWYVSFAGMITFKKYEDADLVRAVPADRILVETDAPYLAPVPHRGRTNEPAYVVHTARRAAEIRGEDPEEFAARAARNARAFYGI
- the mutL gene encoding DNA mismatch repair endonuclease MutL → MPRRIHVLPERLANQIAAGEVVERPASVVKELVENALDAGATRVEIVLRNGGKTEIRVSDDGWGMGRDDALLSLDRHATSKIRDPADLARIRTLGFRGEALPSIASVSRLVLETAERDGDGTRVVVSGGQTQAVEGCARRRGTTVSVRSLFFNVPARAKFLRSAAAESRAVSEVATTLALAHPEIGFTLESNDREVLALPSAPTLAARVAGIWGGDMADELMPVAHREGPAALTGLVQRPHSATPGGRRAYLFVNGRPFTERLLVRAADRGYHTTIPQGVHPSLFLFVEVPDGDVDVNVHPAKAEVRFRDRAAIERLVEEGVRAALSVLESTPAIGRRDPVEAVPSYGSGHSPTYMRGDTGLRATREAAVFGEPRREGANGARPGFGSLPAPRAPRAPRDEPQMALFFSGAPAADAGAGAEAGGRDDEPEVQAAPPVMWQVHNTYILAETRTGLILVDQHSAHERVLYEELVQGLATGERASQRLLFPLTLRLSPAEYGMVQEVSGILLRAGFEIEPFGGRAVIVHGVPNPHPHFDAERCLREMIAELTEGSELVDSVRSQGERIALSFACKGAIKAGQKLSQEEMRELFDRLFATELPYHDIHGRPTVIQLSLKELHNRFGRGGV